One cyanobiont of Ornithocercus magnificus DNA segment encodes these proteins:
- a CDS encoding acetyl-CoA carboxylase biotin carboxyl carrier protein, which translates to MQLDHDRLHRLLEALGESDIQEFRLEGEDFLLEIKRNLPAPAVVASTLPMSPVSSVVPPIVPLAPEVAAAGAPPPAGAGARADLVDVTAPMVGTLYRAPAPGEPAFVEIGSRINVGQTICILEAMKLMNELEAEVSGEVIEILVDNGTPVEFGQVLMRIKPS; encoded by the coding sequence ATGCAGCTTGATCACGATAGGCTCCATCGCCTGCTTGAGGCTCTCGGTGAGAGTGACATCCAGGAGTTTCGCCTCGAGGGGGAAGATTTCCTGCTTGAGATCAAGAGGAACCTGCCTGCTCCTGCCGTAGTGGCTTCAACATTGCCGATGTCTCCCGTCAGCAGTGTTGTCCCGCCAATAGTTCCCTTAGCTCCAGAAGTTGCAGCAGCTGGTGCTCCACCACCTGCCGGAGCCGGAGCTCGTGCTGACTTGGTTGATGTCACTGCTCCCATGGTGGGAACTCTCTACCGGGCTCCGGCTCCGGGAGAACCAGCTTTCGTTGAGATTGGAAGCCGTATTAACGTCGGTCAGACCATTTGTATCCTAGAGGCAATGAAGCTTATGAACGAGCTTGAAGCTGAGGTCAGTGGCGAGGTCATTGAAATATTGGTCGACAATGGCACCCCGGTCGAGTTTGGACAGGTGTTGATGCGTATCAAGCCCTCCTAA
- a CDS encoding elongation factor P, whose product MISSNDFRTGTTIELDGAVWRVVEFLHVKPGKGSAFVRTKLKSVQSGSVVEKTFRAGEMVPQAILEKATLQHTYMEAEDYVFMDMSSYEETRLTAKQIGESCKYLKEGMEVNVVSWNNRPLEVELPNSVVLKITETDPGVKGDTATGGTKPAILETGAQVMVPLFLSVGEKIKVDTRNNTYLGREN is encoded by the coding sequence ATGATTTCCAGCAACGACTTTCGCACAGGCACCACGATCGAGCTTGACGGTGCTGTCTGGCGTGTGGTGGAGTTCTTGCACGTGAAACCAGGCAAGGGATCTGCCTTCGTCCGAACCAAGCTCAAGTCAGTTCAGTCTGGCAGTGTTGTTGAGAAAACCTTCCGGGCTGGCGAGATGGTGCCACAGGCCATTCTCGAGAAGGCAACACTACAGCACACCTATATGGAGGCTGAGGATTATGTCTTCATGGACATGTCCTCATATGAGGAGACACGCCTCACAGCCAAACAGATAGGTGAAAGCTGCAAATACCTAAAGGAGGGTATGGAGGTCAATGTTGTTTCCTGGAACAACCGCCCTCTGGAAGTAGAGCTCCCCAATTCAGTCGTGCTGAAAATTACAGAGACAGACCCAGGTGTCAAAGGGGACACAGCTACAGGCGGCACAAAACCCGCCATCCTCGAGACCGGTGCTCAGGTGATGGTGCCACTGTTCCTCTCAGTGGGCGAGAAGATCAAAGTCGACACACGCAACAACACCTATCTTGGCCGCGAGAACTAA
- a CDS encoding peptidyl-prolyl cis-trans isomerase: MASPRVVNALLVVVTALKLFWWTSPVLAGLPQGNAVKDPEAILRDALPFNQENLRRLQHQIEGTSNDLRAKRWGALVKSVKQGQDLLGASGSQILQDIPANHQQMGQQLLEEIAADLETLSQEASSEDKSSFISLRRTTLRRIGELENLLVNGISFTIPEDFDDLPRLLGRATVSIETTQGQLTTIVDGFNAPLTAGAFVDLVEKGFYDNLPFTRAEDFYILQTGDPEGPAIGYVDPAMGVERHVPLEISIPGEPEIFYNQTFEDLGFYKATPTLPFATLGTLGWAHSDQALDDGSSQFFLFLYEAELTPAGLNLVDGRNAAFGYVVDGFDVLEQIGVDDRVLAAKVVAGQDNFRPHA; this comes from the coding sequence ATGGCCTCTCCCCGCGTCGTTAACGCTCTATTGGTAGTTGTCACTGCCCTGAAACTTTTCTGGTGGACGTCACCAGTCTTGGCAGGCCTACCTCAGGGCAATGCAGTTAAGGACCCTGAAGCGATCCTGCGGGATGCACTGCCTTTCAATCAAGAAAATCTGCGTAGGCTACAGCATCAAATCGAGGGCACCAGCAATGACCTTCGCGCTAAGCGCTGGGGAGCTCTCGTCAAGTCAGTGAAACAAGGCCAAGATCTGTTGGGCGCTAGCGGTAGCCAGATTCTTCAGGATATCCCAGCGAACCATCAGCAGATGGGACAGCAGCTTTTGGAGGAGATTGCTGCTGACCTCGAAACCCTTAGCCAGGAAGCTAGCTCTGAAGACAAGTCCTCATTTATTTCTTTGCGACGGACCACATTGCGTCGTATTGGAGAGCTGGAGAACTTGCTAGTAAATGGCATAAGTTTTACTATTCCAGAAGATTTTGATGACCTACCGCGTCTTCTTGGACGTGCTACAGTATCTATAGAAACCACTCAAGGCCAATTGACTACTATTGTTGATGGCTTCAATGCTCCACTAACTGCTGGAGCATTTGTTGATCTGGTAGAGAAAGGATTCTACGATAATCTCCCATTCACTCGAGCTGAAGACTTCTACATTCTCCAGACAGGAGATCCTGAAGGTCCTGCGATCGGCTATGTTGACCCGGCTATGGGTGTTGAACGTCATGTCCCTTTAGAAATCAGTATCCCTGGTGAGCCGGAAATCTTTTATAACCAAACCTTTGAAGATCTCGGCTTTTACAAAGCTACCCCAACACTTCCCTTTGCCACTCTTGGCACCCTTGGCTGGGCACATTCTGACCAAGCTCTCGATGACGGCTCCTCGCAATTCTTTCTATTTCTCTATGAGGCTGAGCTAACGCCAGCAGGTCTCAATCTTGTCGACGGCCGTAACGCTGCTTTTGGTTATGTAGTAGACGGTTTCGATGTACTGGAGCAGATTGGCGTTGACGATCGCGTACTTGCTGCGAAGGTGGTAGCTGGGCAGGATAATTTTAGGCCTCATGCTTAG
- a CDS encoding thiamine-phosphate kinase produces the protein METLADLGETELLQRLKCYAPPGQFSDDTALINTGATGLLVNSDVLVEGIHFSNCTVPPCDLGWRAVAANVSDLICSGADSVIGITVTLVAPPSTPWSWVASVYEGLQQALKVCSAELLGGDCSAGKERLLAVTALGKAGLLHLHRGRARPGDMLVTAGPHGLSRLGLALLRSEVLPQGTTIPENLRCEAIRAHRRPSINLDLVQSLLVTHPPGLPWRLAGTDSSDGLLKAVRSICHSSRCQAVLNRSCLPRASGWPAGGIWDHWCLEGGEDFEPVLSLPPSWAEAWLCDVPDAVCIGSMQTGPATAIWTSGEELADNLSFRHFQ, from the coding sequence ATGGAAACCTTAGCTGATTTAGGCGAGACAGAGCTGCTGCAACGACTTAAATGCTATGCACCTCCTGGCCAGTTTAGCGACGACACTGCCCTAATAAATACTGGGGCAACAGGTTTGCTAGTTAACTCTGATGTTCTAGTCGAGGGGATTCACTTCAGCAACTGTACCGTGCCGCCCTGTGACTTAGGCTGGCGCGCTGTGGCTGCTAATGTTTCCGACCTTATTTGTAGCGGAGCTGATAGTGTGATTGGTATTACTGTTACTCTTGTAGCTCCACCATCAACACCCTGGTCTTGGGTTGCATCAGTTTATGAAGGATTACAGCAGGCTTTAAAAGTCTGTAGTGCTGAACTTTTAGGGGGAGACTGCTCAGCAGGAAAAGAGAGATTGTTAGCAGTTACCGCGCTAGGCAAAGCTGGACTGCTGCATCTACATCGTGGGCGAGCACGCCCTGGTGACATGCTGGTAACAGCAGGTCCACATGGTCTTAGCCGCCTTGGCCTTGCCCTGCTCCGATCGGAAGTGTTACCACAGGGAACCACAATACCAGAGAATCTTCGATGTGAGGCTATCCGAGCACATCGTCGACCATCAATCAATCTAGACTTGGTTCAAAGTTTACTGGTGACTCACCCGCCAGGGTTGCCCTGGAGATTAGCTGGTACTGATAGCAGTGATGGTCTCCTGAAAGCAGTTCGCAGTATTTGCCACAGTAGTAGATGTCAGGCCGTTCTGAATCGGTCATGTCTGCCACGAGCATCAGGCTGGCCCGCTGGTGGTATTTGGGACCATTGGTGCTTAGAAGGTGGCGAGGATTTTGAGCCAGTGTTGAGCTTGCCACCAAGCTGGGCTGAAGCATGGCTTTGTGATGTTCCTGACGCAGTCTGCATTGGCTCAATGCAGACTGGACCTGCCACAGCTATTTGGACTAGTGGTGAAGAGTTAGCTGATAATCTCAGTTTCCGCCACTTTCAGTAA